Genomic segment of Coffea arabica cultivar ET-39 chromosome 1e, Coffea Arabica ET-39 HiFi, whole genome shotgun sequence:
AAAGTTTTGATAGCACAAGATTATGGTTGGCCCCAAGTTTCAGTTTAAAATCATCCAATTGAGAAACAAGATATAAAGTGTTCTCCAGATTTAAATTTGTAGCTGTAGATAGTGAATGAGGCTGGGTTATTGTCTAAAATGGTCAGGTCTCTAAAGTAAATGGAGGATGTTCTTGAGATTTGTTTTTGGTTGCATTGTACCATTTTCAGCCTTCTAAGTTGAGCAATTAATACAGGGAGATGTGGAGTCAATAGCATCAAAAAATCCTAAAGAACTTACTGCGCTGCTTGAGCAAATCTCTGGCTCTGAAGAATTTAAGAGGAAGTATGAGGAGTTGGAAGAAGAGAAAGCCAAAGCTGAAGAAAACTCAGCACTTGCTTATCAGAAGAAGAAGACGATAAAGCTGGAGGTAAAGCAGAAGAAAGAACAAAAGGAAGAGGCTGAGAAACATCTTCATTTGCAAGAGAAATTGGTATGGTTCAAGTTCTTATCAAAGTGTTTATTGTCATTTTTAGGCATTTGTCCATCCTTATGGATAAGTGCTCACGATCTTATATATTCTCAAGCTTTAGCATTCtgactttttgttttctttgtttatgtTCTGTTGTATAAGTATTTAAGTGTGCAAGGTTTGTCATTTTGCTCTAATTTTGAGTTTTGTTGActggtatatatatatgtgtgtgtgtgtgtatatgttcAAGGTTActtattttgctttagttttgcAATCTGTTATGCATTTGCTTCCCCAGCATCTAGTAAACTTATACGTGTGGCACTAAAATGTAAATCTACCTGATTTCATCACCCATAGGTCTATTTTGGTTTATATTGTcttgcttcttttttctttttgtttttcttttatcaaGTGGTTCTGCAGTTGATTTTGGTCTACTCATTAAGCGGAAAATCTTTCTCTAGTGATTCCGTACATGACAAATGTAATTCTTCTTTGACCAATGTAATTCTTTGCTTTTGATATATGCTTTTTTGTTCAGTGTAAGGTTAGCATCATGCTTAGTTTCTATATTACAAGTAGAGTTCGATTTCTCAAAAAGTTCTctgcattcatgcttttacaAATTTTGCATGTGATTGCTTGATACAGTTATGGTTTTAACCAGAATCTCTCTGACTATCTTCCCCGTTGGCCTAAAGAAGAAACTGTTCTATTGAACTCTTGGCATTTTTGTTGAGCAcaagttttcttttccttttgcagAAATCTTTGAAGCAAGATCATTTTCTGTGGCAATTATTGACCATTGAGAGGGATATTGAAGAGGCTAATGAGGATCTTGAAGCTGAACAGCGAAGTCGCAAAGAAATTGTTGATGAACTAGGCAATTATGAAAGTGAATTaagcaaaaagaagaaagaacagAGTGTATATTTGAAAGAGACTGCACAATGTGAAAGGAGAATTGCTGAGAGAAAGACGAGACTTGATAAGAATGTAAATTTTACTTCGTGGGTTAAATTTGCTGTCATATGTGATTGTTTTTAGCTATTGATTTTCCTGATGCTGATGTCCTAGTGGCTTGAGAATGAAATTCGTTGCATGGTTGTCGTTTGATTTCCTGTACCTAGATTTGCTGGGTTTTACTTGCCTCTGGTTTCCAGTAGATGGGTGCACCACATCTTAAAGTCATGATAtacttttgacaatttttgaTTTGCCTTTTCTGCATCTTACTGAGCTTGCTCAGGAGTTTGCTAGTATCTTTTGTAGGTTTGAACCATTGTATGTAGTATTTCATTGTTTTCCTGAATTGTTGCCTAGGGTTTCTTCTTATGCCATTGAAATACGGGTTTCCtgaattgttttccttgacatGGATTTTCTATTACAGCAACCTGAAATTCTTAAGCTAAAGGAAGAAGTCTCACGCTTAACCATGAAAATCAAGAGTACCAGTAAAGAGcttaacaaaaagaaagaagagaagctCAGGCATGTGGAAGAAATGGCGAAACTTCAGAACGACTTGCAAGATCTCATCAAGCAACTGGATGACTTGCGTGAAAAGGGACAGGATGCTGGTGAAAAACTGCAATTAGCTGATAGCCAGTTGGAGACATATCATCATATGTGAGTCACTTTATATTATAGTTGAAATATCCTTTTGCACATATTTCCTGTACTGAAGACCTGTACTTTTATTAAGCGATACTTCATGTTATGTAGAATGTTGTTTACATTTATATCAGAGTCCTATCTGAATTCAgattttttgaatttaattttaatCATCCGAAAACAGTCGTCTTGTTGGAGTTAATGATTTTAAAATGAGCTAAACTTTCTGGAATTGTATCTAATTTTTATTCTCCAGCAAAGAGGAGGCTGGGATGAAAACTGCAAAGCTGAGGGATGAGAAGGAGGTGCTAGATAGGCAACAGCATGCTGATATTGAAGCTCAGAAGAATTTGGAAGAAAATCTTCAACAGTTGAAAAATCGAAAGCAAGAGCTTGAGGCTCAGGAGAAACAGATGCAAGCAAGATTGGTGAAAATTCTAGGTACAGTTGACAAGCAGAGGGAAGAACTTGCAAGAGTGAGAAAGGAACAGCGTGAGATGAAAGATAAACTTGATGGATCCAAGTTAGTGAGCTTCACTGTAGATATCATTCATAATGTTGAATTACTCAATTAGTTTGTCAATGGGCCACTTTGAAAGCATTTCCAGTTTTCTATATGTGCCTCTTTTTTCAAGATTTATTTGCATACCATTTTATCATGTTTCACTTAATTTGCATTCGCTTATGCAGACGGAAACATGAAatgttgaaaacaaaaattgatgaGTTAGAGCAGCAACTACGTGAGCTGAAGGCTGACAGACATGAAAATGAAAGGGATGTCAGGTTTACTCAAGCAGCTGAAACTCTGAAACGCCTCTTTCCAGGTGTTCATGGTCGCATGACTGAACTCTGCAGACCAacacaaacaaaatataatcttGCTGTCACTGTAGCTATGGGCAGATTTATGGATGCAGTTGTAGTTGAGGATGAGGACACAGGAAAAGAATGTATTAAGGTACCATGTGGTGGGACTGCTTAATTTTTTATCAAGCAACCTATTATCCTTTTTGTTTGAGGTTACTGATTCTTTTCATTCACTGATGTTATCCATATCAATCTTCTATCATGTTGCTTGGTGGTTAGGATAGTACATCTGTGGTGGGAAGGATATCCTGTGCAAAGTTCCCCTCTGATCCTTCCTCTTTATTGTTGCCTTCCTCTCCTTTCTTATGCGAACACTTATAACCTTTTGTTGAGGGCTTGAATATGTCTCAAAGGGGTTTGGTAGACATTGAAAATAGTATCATTTGATGATATGCTCATTACTGCTTAATGTCTGGTTCTCTATTGAACTGATGCTTCTTTCTAGGCGTTCAATATAGGGAATAATTTATCTGTAAGTTTTTAGGCCATTCCTCCTTTATAGGATAGATCATAGTTTAACGTATCTACATTAATTTAATCAAACTGAAGTTACATGTATTGGGCCAATTTCCACTATGTTGCCAGATTTGTGATGGTCCAAATGATTCTCAAGTGCCTTGTATTTGTGTTCAGTCTCTGTTTCAATTGTGTTTGATTTGATCTTTATTTACAACTTTTCTCGTGGTGACTTGTCTCTTGGATCTGTTTAATTCCTGGGATGTTGTGCCTGTTAATCTAATGTAATTGTTGACATTGGGATTTGCATTATTGTAGTTTGGTTATTTAACTTTGATCTACCATTTCAAGCTGAGCTTACCTGTTTACAGTATTGGAAGGCACAAAAGCTTCCTCCTCAGACCTTTATACCTCTCCAGTCTGTCCGTGTAAAGCCAATTATTGAGAGGTTGCGCACCTTAGGGGGGACGTCAAAGCTGGTTTTTGATGTCATAGAATATCCTTTTCGAACTCTTTTAGTTTTTCTATAATGTTGATTTTTCTGATATTGTTTCTCATCTTGGTGAAATATCTTGTGTAGCCTGTTGCTGGATAACTTTTAAAGGTAAAATAGGATGCTGGAACATGTTAGCTTTTGTAGCTTGGGATGATCATTCTATTTTTGGTATCTGATTAATGATTTACACTGAATAATTGTCAGGATAAGAATACATCAGGGACTTATTTTAGTTTTGCTGTAAGGTTTTGTTAGGGTTCCCATCTTCCTTCCATTAGGAGACATAGAAAGATAACAGAAGAAGCATGCAGACATTCTCACCCTCAACCAAGAAGCTTAAAGGATTAGGGGGGAAAAATTTGTAATCTGATTGCTGGGCCATCTGGAGCTTATTTATCTCAATTTTTGTGTTTATGGGATCTGTTGTCTCTCTCCGTTGAGATCAAACAGAATGCTTGATTCTTCAATTCTGTAATATTATATGAAATTGGACTCCAAGCACACGATTTCTGTTATTGCTTAACTATCACAAGTTTAATCCAGTATTGGAAAAGGCCATCTTATTTGCAGTTGGAAATACTTTGGTTTGTGATGACCTCAATGAAGCTAAGCGTCTCAGTTGGACAGGAGAGAGGTTCAAAGGTAAACAGCTTTTATAATTCACCAAGGAAGTATCAGATTTTCATTTATTCTAAACGCTTCTTTTTTGTTTGCAGTTGTCACTACTGATGGGATCGTTTTGACAAAATCTGGTACGATGACGGGTGGTACAAGTGGTGGAATGGAAGCACGTTCACATAAATGGGATGACAAAAAAGTTGAGGGTCTGTGGGGCTGTTTGTTAATTTCATTTATGTTATGCTAATTTATTTCTGCAATACTTGATGCTTATTTTTCTATACACAGggttaaagaagaaaaaagaaggttaTGAGTCAGAGATGGAAGAGCTTGGGTCAATAAGAGAAATGCAGCTGAGAGAGTCTGAAGCCTCAGGCAAAATAAGTGGACTTGAAAAGAAAATTCAGTATGCTGAAATAGAGAAGGTTGCGTAAATGATGATTATTTTTCACATGCTTAAACTAATTGTTTTTCTTGGGGATAAAAATTAATGATGATGTGGTAGCAGTTCTTTCTGGTAGTAGAACATGCAATTCATTATATGATCAAATCAAGAACAAATAAAGGTTTATGGATTAAATAGGGTtactgtttttcttttgttattttagaGCTCATTTTGTTGGTGGACTAGATTAGGGATGGCTTATCCCATTTAAATAAGTTCTCATTGTTGGCTTTGTAATGGATTGTTTTACAAGATATCCTAGAGAGAGTTCAAAATCATAGAGGATATGGAAAAATAATACTGAAAGTGAATCTTCCTACTCTCTCAGTTCGATAATATTGCCTTATGTGTTGATCATGTTTCTCTTGCAGAACAGTATTGAGGACAAGCTTTCCAAGTTGGAGTCGGAAAAGCGAAATATTGATGAAGAAATAGGTCGTGTTATGCCTGAACTTCAGAAGGTGCTCATATTCTTCATTACCTTTTAACTTGCAAACTGCATGATGCTTGTGACGACTGATTTTTTATTACTCACTTGCAGTTGGAAAATGTGATAAATACGAGGAATATAAAAATCGTATCACTAGAGAAGAGGATTAATGATATTGTTGATCGGATCTACAAGAAATTTAGTGAGTCTGTTGGCGTGAAAAACATCCGGGAGTATGAAGAAAACCAGCTCAAGGCTGTTCAGCTAATGGCTGAACAAAAGCTTGGCTTGCTTAATCAGCAATCGAAGTTGAAGTACCAGTATGTATTCGATACTTTTCAGGCTATTGAGTCTGCCCACTTTTTTATTGTGGCTTCATCATATGTAGTCGATTTCGTTTTAAACCTCAAAAACTAATGCAACTGCTATCTACCTACAGAGGTATCAGGACATTCGAACTGCTAGTCGATTTCGTTTTAAACATCATATGTAGTCTTTCCTCTTTGGGACATTCCAATGGTTCATTTCATTCTGCATCTGATATCATTCTTTGAGCATGGTACTTGTACTAGACTAGCAAATGTCATGGATGTTTGTCTGTGCACCATCTGCTAGCCACCATTTTCTTAGGATGCCTTCCGATGTAGGCATAACGTGCATGGATGTCTGGCATTGTGTTTGATTGAAGCGGGGTGTTATTGCGCTGAGACTTTTCATTGTGCAATATGCATTGTTCATTTTCTGTATATATACCCTGGTCTTTATGTTATTGTTTTTGGAATTTTCGTACAATCTTATTTGTGCAATTTCTTTACCTGTGGCTAGGTTGGAGTATGAGCAGAAGCGTGATGTTGACATACGATCACGGATTGCCAAATTGGAAGCAACACTCGGGAATTTGAGAAGTGCTTTGAAAGATGTTGAGAAAAGAGAGATTGAGTTGAAGTCTTCCATGGAGAAATCTGGAGATGAGATTGATCGTCTGAAGAAAGAAGTACTAGGTAAAGTACAAGCTGAAAATGCTAAAACGATATCATTTTTTGTCATAGGAATATTCCACTTGTGACTTTTTGGAAGAGTATGGCATGATTCGCCATAGATGTGTTGAATAATTATTTGCCTTCCTTGTTTGCAGAGTGGAAATCCAAATCTGAAGAGTGTGAAAAGGATGTACAGGAGTGGAAGAAAAAGATTTCTGCTGCTACAACTAGCATAAGCAAACATAATCGTCAGATAAAATCAAAGGTTTGTGATCTTCAGGTTACTGTATTATCTATCTCTGTGGACTAGCAACATGTTCATGGTAAACCATAAATTTACAATTTCCCCCCATGCCccaaggaaggaaaaaaagtgTTTGGCATTTAGAAGCTCTGTGTGAaggaaatgaatgaatttaCAGGAGGCACAGATTGAGCAGCTAAATTCGCGGAAAATAGAAATACTGGAGAAATGTGAATTGGAGCATATAAGTATTCCAACTATATCTGACCCAATGGATACTGGAGAGCCAACACATGGTCCAGTTTTTGATTTTAGCAAACTAAGTAGAGCTC
This window contains:
- the LOC113716422 gene encoding structural maintenance of chromosomes protein 1-like, with protein sequence MPPEKIPPGKILRLELENFKSYKGFQIIGPFYDFTAIIGPNGAGKSNLMDAISFVLGVRTGQLRGAQLKDLIYAVDDGEKDQRGRKAFVRLVYRLDTGSEFQFTRTITSAGGSEYRVNGEIVNWNDYDKKLRDFGILVKARNFLVFQGDVESIASKNPKELTALLEQISGSEEFKRKYEELEEEKAKAEENSALAYQKKKTIKLEVKQKKEQKEEAEKHLHLQEKLKSLKQDHFLWQLLTIERDIEEANEDLEAEQRSRKEIVDELGNYESELSKKKKEQSVYLKETAQCERRIAERKTRLDKNQPEILKLKEEVSRLTMKIKSTSKELNKKKEEKLRHVEEMAKLQNDLQDLIKQLDDLREKGQDAGEKLQLADSQLETYHHIKEEAGMKTAKLRDEKEVLDRQQHADIEAQKNLEENLQQLKNRKQELEAQEKQMQARLVKILGTVDKQREELARVRKEQREMKDKLDGSKRKHEMLKTKIDELEQQLRELKADRHENERDVRFTQAAETLKRLFPGVHGRMTELCRPTQTKYNLAVTVAMGRFMDAVVVEDEDTGKECIKYWKAQKLPPQTFIPLQSVRVKPIIERLRTLGGTSKLVFDVIEFNPVLEKAILFAVGNTLVCDDLNEAKRLSWTGERFKVVTTDGIVLTKSGTMTGGTSGGMEARSHKWDDKKVEGLKKKKEGYESEMEELGSIREMQLRESEASGKISGLEKKIQYAEIEKNSIEDKLSKLESEKRNIDEEIGRVMPELQKLENVINTRNIKIVSLEKRINDIVDRIYKKFSESVGVKNIREYEENQLKAVQLMAEQKLGLLNQQSKLKYQLEYEQKRDVDIRSRIAKLEATLGNLRSALKDVEKREIELKSSMEKSGDEIDRLKKEVLEWKSKSEECEKDVQEWKKKISAATTSISKHNRQIKSKEAQIEQLNSRKIEILEKCELEHISIPTISDPMDTGEPTHGPVFDFSKLSRAQQQNMNPSERDKLEAEFTKKIAGLMSEIERTAPNLKALDQYEALREKEKIILKEFEGARQAELRVAKEFNNVKQSRYEKFMEAFNHISGNIDKIYKQLTKSNTHPLGGTAYLNLDNEDEPFLHGIKYTTMPPTKRFRDMEQLSGGEKTVAALALLFSIHSYKASPFFILDEVDAALDNLNVAKVAGFIRSKSCGGARINQDAEGGSGFQSIVISLKDSFYDKAEALVGVYRDCEIGGSRTLTFDLTKFRES